The following proteins are encoded in a genomic region of Candidatus Cloacimonadaceae bacterium:
- a CDS encoding Na/Pi cotransporter family protein, translating to MNYLEIINFFGGLALFIFGMNKMTDSLQSVAGSEMRRIMKKLTSTPFRGVMVGLGVTALIQSSSATTVMLIGLVNAGIMTLNQAVGVIMGANIGTTITAQLIAFKLGDYAFVFVIAGVILLLTRRSRRMERWSSIILGFGLLFVGLNVMSQAVGPLKQSELAREIMVSLSHNPLLGIMVGTIFTMLIQSSSASIGIVIVLANNGLIPFEGALYIVFGDNIGTTITAWLAGLGSNNTARQVALVHTLFNLFGTIVFALLTYFGIYTVFINRITPGDVFNGVNIARHIANAHTFFNILNTLIFLPFAGTLAYLAKSIIPKDAVDSISLGEPKHLNYHLIGDSLLAIDQSLKEMREMLRLVRLSLTVSYDAFKDKNYKKQIQVSRIESAIDHLQREITRYLVAVNERTNADVIIQKIPALLHTVNDIEKIGDFTEEINRILNHQIPAQKTPLCQDFTLMIADLHAKIMFMLDLSIDYLEELDPKYTYKIIEMEGRINEQHHNLRETILQRIQNGECDAVGGLNTIDYIDEVEIIADKMKNIVKAGTHNFVYLESAVVNDD from the coding sequence ATGAACTATTTGGAAATTATCAATTTCTTCGGTGGTCTCGCACTGTTCATCTTCGGAATGAACAAGATGACGGATAGCCTCCAGTCCGTAGCCGGGAGCGAGATGCGGCGCATCATGAAAAAGCTCACCAGCACACCCTTTAGAGGTGTCATGGTAGGGCTTGGAGTGACCGCATTGATCCAAAGCAGCTCCGCCACGACGGTGATGCTGATCGGCTTGGTCAATGCCGGGATCATGACTCTCAACCAAGCCGTGGGTGTGATCATGGGCGCCAATATCGGCACTACTATCACGGCTCAACTTATCGCCTTCAAACTTGGCGACTATGCCTTTGTCTTCGTGATCGCCGGCGTCATCTTGCTTTTGACCAGGCGCAGCCGCAGAATGGAGCGGTGGAGCTCGATCATTCTCGGTTTCGGATTGCTCTTCGTCGGCTTGAATGTGATGTCCCAAGCCGTGGGACCGCTCAAGCAATCCGAGCTCGCGCGCGAGATCATGGTCTCCCTTTCTCATAACCCCCTTCTGGGGATCATGGTGGGAACAATCTTCACGATGCTGATCCAGAGTTCATCCGCTTCCATCGGTATCGTCATCGTGCTGGCAAACAACGGTCTGATTCCTTTCGAGGGCGCGCTCTACATCGTTTTTGGCGATAATATCGGCACCACGATCACAGCCTGGCTGGCAGGATTGGGATCGAATAACACTGCCCGCCAGGTGGCATTGGTGCACACACTTTTCAATCTCTTCGGGACAATCGTCTTCGCCTTGTTGACATATTTTGGGATATACACCGTGTTTATAAACCGTATCACTCCCGGGGACGTCTTCAACGGAGTCAATATCGCTCGCCATATCGCCAATGCCCACACTTTCTTCAACATTCTTAATACTCTGATCTTCCTTCCCTTCGCCGGAACTCTGGCATATCTCGCCAAGAGCATCATCCCCAAAGACGCTGTGGATAGCATCTCTCTGGGCGAACCGAAACACTTGAACTATCATCTCATCGGCGATTCCTTGCTCGCCATCGATCAATCGCTGAAGGAAATGCGTGAAATGCTTCGCCTCGTGCGTCTCTCGCTCACTGTTTCCTATGATGCCTTCAAGGACAAAAACTATAAAAAACAGATCCAGGTTTCCCGCATCGAATCCGCCATCGACCATCTGCAAAGGGAGATCACCCGCTATCTGGTGGCAGTGAATGAACGCACGAACGCGGATGTCATCATCCAAAAAATCCCCGCCCTGCTGCACACAGTGAACGACATCGAAAAGATCGGAGATTTCACGGAAGAGATCAACCGCATCCTCAATCATCAGATTCCCGCGCAAAAGACCCCCCTTTGCCAAGATTTTACGCTGATGATCGCCGATCTCCACGCCAAGATTATGTTTATGCTTGATCTCTCCATCGATTATCTGGAAGAGCTTGATCCCAAATATACTTACAAGATCATCGAAATGGAAGGACGGATCAACGAACAACACCACAACCTGCGCGAAACCATCCTCCAACGCATCCAAAACGGTGAATGCGACGCCGTCGGCGGACTCAATACTATCGACTATATTGACGAAGTGGAGATCATCGCGGACAAGATGAAAAACATCGTCAAAGCCGGCACACACAATTTCGTCTATCTGGAAAGCGCTGTGGTAAATGATGATTAG
- a CDS encoding XRE family transcriptional regulator yields MRRSEIGERLAKVMKMMRLKHSNFAEKFNISSASLSRYKSGDRLPDPAFLIALSKSRINTNWLLTGEGTMNIQQEFDGWIKDQVASKIGVVNSNTGLYDSPTVDYTRTVTLQILGEIAAGRPDPILDLRHLGDQIEIPRRILTGNPDKYLAFRVNGHSMEPNIMHEDLVVIKQETNWTEAHNRVCAVRTDEGATLKKVILDEQTRRIILQPFNIDFQVQIIDEDQGLDIFLIGLLSLQLRFF; encoded by the coding sequence ATGCGTAGAAGTGAGATTGGCGAGAGACTCGCAAAAGTAATGAAAATGATGAGGTTAAAGCACTCGAATTTTGCTGAAAAATTTAATATTTCGTCTGCCTCATTATCCCGTTACAAGTCCGGAGATCGTCTCCCGGACCCTGCTTTTTTGATTGCTTTGTCCAAGTCGAGAATCAACACAAATTGGTTGCTTACCGGTGAAGGCACTATGAATATTCAGCAGGAATTCGACGGTTGGATAAAAGATCAAGTGGCTTCCAAGATCGGAGTGGTCAATTCCAACACTGGACTATATGACTCTCCGACAGTGGATTATACAAGAACTGTAACCCTTCAGATTCTTGGCGAAATTGCCGCCGGAAGACCAGACCCCATCTTAGACCTCCGGCATTTAGGCGATCAGATTGAGATACCCAGAAGAATCCTGACTGGCAATCCCGATAAGTATTTGGCATTTAGAGTAAATGGGCACAGTATGGAGCCCAATATCATGCATGAGGACTTAGTTGTCATCAAACAGGAGACTAACTGGACGGAAGCGCATAACAGAGTCTGTGCAGTGCGAACTGATGAAGGAGCGACACTCAAGAAAGTTATCCTCGATGAACAGACTAGGCGTATTATTTTGCAACCATTTAATATAGACTTTCAGGTGCAGATTATAGACGAGGATCAGGGTCTGGATATTTTTCTGATCGGACTTTTGTCACTTCAGTTGCGGTTTTTTTAA